A window from Theobroma cacao cultivar B97-61/B2 chromosome 3, Criollo_cocoa_genome_V2, whole genome shotgun sequence encodes these proteins:
- the LOC18606272 gene encoding heat shock 22 kDa protein, mitochondrial, producing the protein MASSIALRKVPVSTLFSKLVNFSPVRTVSAATPSVSRSFNTNTQVTNFNDEDRSVDVEHRSDRSVSRRRDYSPGFFSDVFDPFSPTRSLSQVLNLMDQFIDHPFLSSPSVSSRKGWDVREDNNALYLRIEMPGLSKENVNISVDQNTLIIREEGGKQSEDDQESGRRYSSWLDLPPSTYKVNEIKAEMKHGVLKVVVPKVKGEERQDVYQVTVE; encoded by the exons ATGGCATCGTCGATTGCCTTAAGAAAAGTACCAGTCTCGACTCTGTTTTCAAAGCTGGTGAATTTTTCCCCAGTACGTACCGTTTCAGCGGCTACTCCCTCCGTGTCTCGCTCTTTCAACACCAACACTCAGGTCACCAACTTCAACGACGAGGACCGCTCGGTCGACGTTGAGCACCGCTCTGATCGCTCCGTCTCTCGCCGCCGCGACTACTCTCCCGGTTTCTTCTCTG ACGTATTCGATCCGTTTTCTCCAACAAGAAGCCTGAGCCAGGTTCTGAACCTTATGGATCAATTCATAGACCATCCTTTCCTCTCATCTCCCAGCGTGTCCTCAAGGAAAGGCTGGGACGTGAGGGAGGACAATAATGCTCTCTATCTTCGCATTGAAATGCCAGGCCTTAGCAAGGAGAACGTTAACATCTCGGTGGATCAGAACACTCTGATCATCCGAGAAGAAGGCGGTAAACAGTCGGAGGATGATCAGGAGAGTGGGAGGCGCTACTCAAGCTGGCTTGACCTCCCTCCCAGTACGTATAAGGTTAATGAGATAAAGGCCGAGATGAAACATGGGGTCCTGAAGGTGGTTGTGCCCAAAGTGAAAGGGGAGGAGAGGCAGGATGTGTATCAGGTCACGGTTGAGTGA
- the LOC18606277 gene encoding leukocyte receptor cluster member 1, with translation MGGHGGLNILPQKRWNVYNFENREKVRKDEEAAAKEEQLKREQARKRDAEFRLEQLRAARGLAPLIKAGGAEPASEPVEVVESESKSGHINLFEGIKIFDPIKGLEKEGAAEKDGFKRKKLKKEEVAPKPVAPEDEKYRLGYGVAGKGVKLPWYLERRNVDVEEESENDRSERAQKDEGRKTGKKTIEELREERLKRERREKERERALFIEKSKTDRSRTLKDRRFSRR, from the coding sequence ATGGGAGGTCATGGAGGGTTAAATATTTTGCCCCAGAAACGTTGGAATGTTTATAACTTTGAGAACAGAGAGAAAGTCCGGAAagatgaagaagctgctgCAAAAGAAGAGCAGCTAAAACGTGAACAGGCAAGAAAAAGGGATGCTGAGTTCCGTCTTGAGCAGCTTCGGGCTGCTCGTGGCTTGGCTCCATTAATTAAAGCTGGAGGTGCAGAGCCTGCTTCTGAGCCTGTGGAGGTTGTTGAATCGGAATCCAAATCTGGTCACATTAATCTCTTTGAAGGGATCAAGATTTTTGACCCCATTAAAGGTTTGGAGAAGGAAGGAGCTGCTGAAAAAGATGGGTtcaagaggaagaaattgaagaaagaggAGGTGGCACCCAAGCCTGTGGCGCCCGAGGATGAGAAGTATAGGTTGGGTTATGGGGTTGCTGGAAAGGGAGTTAAGTTGCCATGGTACCTGGAGAGGCGGAATGTTGATGTCGAAGAGGAGAGTGAAAATGATAGATCAGAAAGAGCGCAGAAGGATGAGGGAAGGAAAACTGGGAAGAAGACAATAGAAGAGTTGAGGGAAGAACGTTTGAAGAGGGAGAGGCGGGAGAAGGAGAGGGAACGGGCATTGTTCATAGAGAAGAGCAAAACAGATAGGAGTAGGACCCTGAAGGATAGAAGGTTTTCCAGGAGGTGA
- the LOC18606274 gene encoding putative 57 kDa heat shock protein isoform X2, which produces MAASFVVRSFSSNIPVSDPDEELCSVNTYGGSMNCTVEFNIGHGASDQTVEHPWQLEGPKGTYQAKKVEEGLFVRVDMAGIKGYYAKNNQFQNSGPKGFIEFKVLENQDLYVRVDLPGVASNGVSCFTDPQKKVVFFSGEAPKDSEHEQGSRTYFGITGLICNCCEISRINATMKDGVLRMVLSKVKKTQGDAACSAERPSVPSTILQEAASRSAAGPQGGTGPVIELNPFVVRGHRGAFEGKASKKGGLFARVDMPGVSPEDANAFFKDGEIRFIGTGYKVSEHDESGRTYLGSIVPVLPTKRIMPSKLDYTMKDGVLRIIIPPI; this is translated from the exons ATGGCTGCTTCATTCGTGGTTCGTTCGTTTAGCTCCAACATTCCCGTGTCTGATCCTGATGAAGAACTCTGCTCTGTCAACACCTATGGGGGCTCAATGAACTGCACTGTTGAATTCAACATTGGCCATG GCGCATCTGATCAAACAGTGGAGCATCCATGGCAACTAGAAGGACCAAAAGGAACGTACCAAGCCAAGAAAGTTGAGGAAGGATTGTTCGTGAGGGTTGACATGGCGGGGATCA AAGGGTATTATGCAAAGAACAACCAGTTTCAAAACAGTGGGCCAAAAGGGTTCATTGAGTTCAAGGTACTGGAGAACCAAGATTTGTACGTGAGGGTTGATTTGCCTGGGGTTGCAAGCAATGGTGTTTCATGCTTTACTGATCCTCAGAAGAAGGTAGTCTTCTTTAGTGGAGAAGCACCAAAAGACAGCGAGCATGAGCAAGGTAGCCGTACCTATTTTGGCATCACGGGTCTTATTTGCAATTGCTGTGAGATCTCTAGGATTAATGCTACAATGAAAGATGGTGTGCTCAGAATGGTTCTTTCAAAGGTTAAGAAGACCCAGGGGGATGCCGCATGTTCTGCTGAGAGACCAAGCGTACCTTCAA CTATACTTCAAGAAG CTGCATCTCGATCTGCAG CTGGACCCCAAG GTGGAACAGGCCCGGTGATAGAGCTAAACCCTTTTGTTGTGCGAGGACACAGAGGCGCCTTTGAAGGCAAGGCGAGCAAGAAGGGTGGTTTATTTGCGAGGGTGGACATGCCAGGGGTTTCCCCGGAAGATGCTAATGCTTTTTTCAAGGATGGTGAGATCCGCTTCATAGGCACTGGCTACAAGGTTTCCGAGCACGACGAGAGTGGTCGAACCTACCTTGGCAGCATCGTTCCCGTCCTCCCCACCAAGAGGATTATGCCTTCCAAACTCGACTACACTATGAAGGATGGAGTTCTCCGCATTATCATCCCACCAATTTAA
- the LOC18606276 gene encoding uncharacterized protein LOC18606276: protein MGTRSNFYKNPSLSYKKDLSLSSALQNLKAYNIATGDAPPSVELEAYPPVDDKIACKKRSRERKPFSMPDRRREIEENDGPMSHQDYILKRRREVISSHGYEELSVDILQASSSSVNLVDYGSDGNASSECKESQDPPDSGHVNEVDQVKSRSEQRFPLPGEPICVVCGRYGEYICDKTDDDICSMECKSDLLQSLQITEKSLSNQNSLLSSSEPTSISLLPELAEDTWDYNNHRWSKKSSSLCTYKCWKCQRPGHLAEDCLVTTTEQVTMRQSKLTSISRDLLELYRRCHQIGKNLSSASCNACRSSIALATCLDCSTVLCDNAGHLNEHIQTHPSHQQYYSHKLKRLVKCCKSTCKVTNFRDLLVCHYCFDKAFDKFYDMYTATWKGAGLSIIWGSICCDDHFTWHRMNCLNADVEDRAYIISRDTERETHVQLSDFIF, encoded by the exons atgggaacGAGATCAAATTTCTACAAGAACCCTTCCCTGTCCTACAAGAAAGATTTAAGTCTCTCCTCTGCTCTCCAAAACCtgaaag CATATAATATCGCCACCGGAGATGCTCCTCCTTCGGTCGAACTCGAAGCCTATCCTCCAGTTGACGATAAAATTGCGTGCAAGAAACGCTCGAGAGAGCGAAAGCCCTTCTCAATGCCTGATCGTAGGCGTGAAATCGAAGAGAACGATGGACCTATGTCTCATCAGGATTACATTCTAAAAAGAAG GAGAGAAGTTATTTCATCTCACGGTTACGAGGAATTAAGTGTggatattttg CAAGCTTCCAGTTCGAGTGTAAATTTGGTAGACTATGGAA GTGATGGAAATGCTTCTTCCGAATGTAAAGAAAGTCAGGATCCTCCAGATTCTG GTCATGTGAATGAAGTAGATCAAGTTAAGAGCAGAAGTGAGCAACGTTTTCCTCTTCCAGGAGAACCTATTTGTGTAGTTTGTGGTAGATATGGAGAATATATATGTGATAAG ACTGATGATGACATTTGCAGCATGGAGTGTAAATCCGATCTTTTGCAAAGCCTACAAATAACTGAG AAATCCTTGAGCAACCAAAATTCATTGCTCTCATCATCTGAACCAACATCTATCTCTCTGCTGCCTGAACTTGCGGAGGACACTTGGGATTACAACAATCATCGCTGGTCGAAAAAGAGCTCTAGTCTTTGTACCTACAAATg TTGGAAATGCCAGAGGCCTGGACACCTTGCTGAAGATTGCTTGGTCACCACAACTGAGCAG GTGACCATGAGGCAGAGCAAGCTTACTTCCATATCCAGAGATCTTCTTGAACTGTACAGAAG ATGCCATCAGATAGGGAAAAACTTATCGAGTGCAAGCTGTAATGCATGCCGCAGCTCAATAGCTCTAGCAACATGTCTTGATTGCAGCACTGTCCTTTGCGACAA TGCAGGTCATTTGAATGAACATATCCAGACCCATCCATCCCATCAACAGTATTACTCACATAAACTTAAGCGGCTG GTGAAATGCTGTAAGTCCACGTGCAAGGTGACCAACTTTAGGGATCTTTTGGTTTGCCACTACTGCTTTGATAAGGCCTTTGACAAATTCTATGATATGTATACTGCAACCTG GAAAGGAGCTGGGCTTTCGATCATATGGGGTTCCATTTGCTGTGATGATCACTTTACGTG GCATAGGATGAACTGCTTAAATGCAGATGTGGAAGACCGAGCATATATAATCAGTAGAGACACAGAAAGAGAGACACATGTTCAGCTCAGTGACTTCATTTTCTAA
- the LOC18606274 gene encoding putative 57 kDa heat shock protein isoform X1 — protein sequence MAAPEVILCYTPHTEEGYYAKNNQFQNSGPKGFIEFKVLENQDLYVRVDLPGVASNGVSCFTDPQKKVVFFSGEAPKDSEHEQGSRTYFGITGLICNCCEISRINATMKDGVLRMVLSKVKKTQGDAACSAERPSVPSTILQEAASRSAAGPQGGTGPVIELNPFVVRGHRGAFEGKASKKGGLFARVDMPGVSPEDANAFFKDGEIRFIGTGYKVSEHDESGRTYLGSIVPVLPTKRIMPSKLDYTMKDGVLRIIIPPI from the exons ATGGCAGCACCAGAAGTCATTCTCTGTTATACACCTCACACTGAAG AAGGGTATTATGCAAAGAACAACCAGTTTCAAAACAGTGGGCCAAAAGGGTTCATTGAGTTCAAGGTACTGGAGAACCAAGATTTGTACGTGAGGGTTGATTTGCCTGGGGTTGCAAGCAATGGTGTTTCATGCTTTACTGATCCTCAGAAGAAGGTAGTCTTCTTTAGTGGAGAAGCACCAAAAGACAGCGAGCATGAGCAAGGTAGCCGTACCTATTTTGGCATCACGGGTCTTATTTGCAATTGCTGTGAGATCTCTAGGATTAATGCTACAATGAAAGATGGTGTGCTCAGAATGGTTCTTTCAAAGGTTAAGAAGACCCAGGGGGATGCCGCATGTTCTGCTGAGAGACCAAGCGTACCTTCAA CTATACTTCAAGAAG CTGCATCTCGATCTGCAG CTGGACCCCAAG GTGGAACAGGCCCGGTGATAGAGCTAAACCCTTTTGTTGTGCGAGGACACAGAGGCGCCTTTGAAGGCAAGGCGAGCAAGAAGGGTGGTTTATTTGCGAGGGTGGACATGCCAGGGGTTTCCCCGGAAGATGCTAATGCTTTTTTCAAGGATGGTGAGATCCGCTTCATAGGCACTGGCTACAAGGTTTCCGAGCACGACGAGAGTGGTCGAACCTACCTTGGCAGCATCGTTCCCGTCCTCCCCACCAAGAGGATTATGCCTTCCAAACTCGACTACACTATGAAGGATGGAGTTCTCCGCATTATCATCCCACCAATTTAA
- the LOC18606278 gene encoding uncharacterized protein LOC18606278: protein MGKLGCSIDGVLNEAKFSEPLPWIGIYIAAASLACAIAMAADAIHGFRHWKLWFPCKCFTINATSLTIITVAIKLSVDLNTAMPRGEDQLAKLSSTALICTVMGNSMPSLGTMENKEIFTNIIALGILVITVLVNICIQLGTGVIYVFVMEHAIIMFLMLVLLVVLSFSALTVPTIKHYLELKYKKKYEMALKECSKSNETDKTIVEKLKEDLMRYWMMAHTCSPQFVVGRSVTCTASGALCLLSAATLAEAMLRFYLMPGSFRFCKGESDYKWSIKLILLTQAVAVGVGTIAPAMRWFLAINFRCPTRGGKWACRKSYKLEEYWIKRLVEMKECPLNIPISNPHSRRIVHDAKIKFLNLCIGIQAGIVFMSKTIRLISICSMRVILLCYDHCRDWLMKFTPTNSITNDSGSESPSCSKLDLSRFVLHLEDEDSLVGVMMKDNRDATDYWRQRAKTRQPKHLIELLQQSRPSEGFKGLTEFDSFKVPSLNAEEAPNCWSLSVVTLTSIAVALPNINRSSIKLLMAGVNEGLVYVRHIEDDLDMQGNLVRIRKAADVVWLGVELYHRWRDVDLRKPSLQGKSPKETLKVLSDSAKNIFMEFKKSKVKCLMDSPSKWPIKVLAANSMYRISQSILLNYESRNYQMGERLFEAITVMISDILAACLTNLERFISIKCSTSSIEEREESVRHAVYVLGKTENILKLLHQKALPGLNPDQMAFMDEWRSLHKLNSSLPDTPFSQESDSASRAGSEVYLAID from the coding sequence ATGGGCAAGCTTGGCTGCAGCATCGACGGGGTCCTAAATGAAGCCAAGTTCAGTGAACCACTGCCATGGATTGGCATCTACATAGCAGCAGCATCTCTTGCCTGTGCAATTGCTATGGCTGCAGACGCTATCCATGGATTCCGCCATTGGAAACTCTGGTTCCCTTGCAAATGCTTCACAATCAACGCCACCTCTTTGACAATAATAACCGTGGCAATCAAACTGTCCGTCGATTTGAACACTGCCATGCCTCGTGGTGAAGATCAGCTTGCAAAACTCAGCAGCACGGCCCTGATCTGTACAGTCATGGGTAACTCTATGCCTTCCCTAggaaccatggaaaataaagaaatattcaCCAACATTATAGCTTTGGGAATACTTGTCATTACTGTTCTTGTCAATATCTGCATCCAACTAGGTACTGGTGTAATCTATGTTTTTGTTATGGAGCATGCCATCATCATGTTTCTCATGCTTGTTTTACTAGTAGTCTTAAGTTTTTCAGCTTTAACTGTTCCAACTATAAAGCATTATTTGGAACTTAAATACAAGAAGAAGTATGAAATGGCTCTGAAAGAATGCTCAAAGTCAAATGAAACTGACAAGACAATAGTAGAGAAACTCAAGGAAGATCTAATGAGATATTGGATGATGGCTCATACCTGCAGCCCCCAGTTTGTTGTAGGCCGATCAGTTACTTGTACTGCCTCGGGTGCATTATGTCTATTGAGTGCTGCAACTTTAGCAGAAGCCATGCTTCGATTTTATCTGATGCCTGGATCATTTAGATTCTGCAAGGGGGAATCAGATTACAAGTGGTCAATCAAGTTAATTCTTCTTACACAGGCTGTTGCAGTTGGAGTGGGTACGATTGCCCCAGCAATGAGATGGTTTCTTGCTATCAATTTCAGGTGTCCAACAAGAGGCGGGAAATGGGCCTGCAGAAAAAGTTACAAACTAGAAGAATACTGGATTAAGAGATTAGTGGAGATGAAAGAGTGCCCGTTAAATATACCAATAAGTAATCCACACAGCAGGAGAATTGTCCATGATgccaaaattaaatttctgAACTTGTGTATTGGAATTCAGGCTGGAATTGTATTCATGAGCAAAACAATTCGTCTCATCTCCATTTGCTCTATGAGAGTGATTTTGTTATGCTATGACCACTGTAGAGACTGGCTGATGAAATTCACACCCACCAACAGCATTACAAATGATTCAGGGTCAGAGTCGCCCTCTTGCTCAAAGCTGGATCTCAGCCGTTTTGTTTTGCACCTTGAAGATGAAGACTCGCTGGTTGGGGTAATGATGAAGGACAACCGAGATGCTACTGATTACTGGAGGCAGAGAGCAAAGACGAGACAACCAAAACATCTTATAGAACTGTTGCAACAATCAAGGCCTTCTGAAGGATTTAAGGGGCTTACTGAGTTTGACAGTTTCAAAGTACCTTCTCTAAATGCTGAAGAAGCTCCAAATTGTTGGTCTCTCTCTGTGGTGACATTGACAAGCATTGCAGTTGCACTCCCCAACATCAATAGGAGCTCAATCAAGCTTCTTATGGCTGGAGTAAACGAAGGTTTGGTGTATGTCAGACACATCGAAGACGACCTGGATATGCAAGGGAATTTGGTAAGAATCAGGAAGGCAGCAGATGTCGTCTGGCTAGGAGTTGAACTGTATCACAGGTGGCGAGATGTGGACCTCCGTAAACCGTCTCTCCAAGGAAAAAGCCCAAAGGAAACACTCAAAGTACTTTCTGATTCAGCAAAGAACATATTTATGGAGTTCAAGAAGAGTAAAGTGAAGTGTCTAATGGATAGCCCTTCAAAGTGGCCCATCAAAGTATTGGCTGCCAATTCCATGTACAGAATAAGCCAATCCATTTTGCTGAACTATGAAAGCAGAAACTACCAGATGGGGGAAAGATTATTTGAAGCGATAACTGTCATGATCTCTGATATACTTGCTGCTTGCCTCACTAACTTAGAGCGGTTCATCTCAATTAAGTGTTCGACCAGCTCCATTGAGGAGAGGGAAGAGAGCGTGCGACACGCAGTTTATGTTCTCGGGAAAACTGAAAACATTCTGAAGCTCCTCCATCAAAAAGCACTTCCCGGCTTGAATCCGGATCAAATGGCATTCATGGACGAGTGGCGGTCATTGCACAAGTTAAACAGCTCTTTGCCTGACACTCCATTTTCACAAGAAAGTGACTCAGCTTCTCGCGCCGGCAGTGAAGTATACCTAGCCATTGACTAA
- the LOC18606271 gene encoding vesicle-associated protein 1-2, translating into MSTGDLLSIEPLELKFPFELRKQISCSLLLSNKTDNYVAFKVKTTNPKKYCVRPNTGIVLPRSTCDVIVTMQAQKEAPPDMQCKDKFLLQSVNVNDGATVKDITAEMFNKEAGHVVEECKLRVVYVSPPQPPSPVPEGSEEGSSPRGSVSDNGHVNAAEFANAARAFSERLESQDKSSEARALISKLTEEKNNAIQQNNKLRQELELLRRQGSKRSGGVSFVFVIFIGLLGIIMGYLMKKS; encoded by the exons ATGAGCACGGGCGACCTTCTCAGCATCGAACCTCTAGAGCTTAAGTTTCCCT TTGAGCTGAGGAAGCAGATCTCGTGTTCTCTTCTATTGTCGAATAAAACTGATAATTATGTTGCCTTCAAG GTGAAAACAACAAATCCAAAGAAGTACTGTGTTCGTCCCAACACGGGGATCGTCTTGCCTCGATCCACATGCGATGTTATAG TTACCATGCAAGCGCAAAAAGAGGCGCCACCTGATATGCAATGCAAGGACAAATTTCTCCTTCAGAGTGTAAACGTAAATGATGGTGCAACCGTGAAGGATATAACTGCGGAAATG TTTAACAAGGAAGCTGGGCATGTGGTTGAGGAGTGCAAGTTGAGAGTGGTTTATGTTTCTCCACCTCAACCCCCTTCACCTGTTCCAGAAGGGTCAGAAGAAGGGTCATCACCAAGAGGCTCTGTTTCAGACAACGGGCATGTAAATGCTGCTGAGTTTGCTAAT GCTGCAAGAGCATTTTCTGAACGGCTTGAATCTCAAGATAAATCTTCTGAg GCAAGAGCTCTTATATCAAAGCTGACCgaggaaaaaaataatgcaattcaACAAAATAACAAGCTACGTCAGGAACTG GAACTCTTGAGGCGCCAAGGCAGCAAACGCAGTGGTGGTGTGTCATTCGTGTTTGTCATCTTCATCGGCTTGCTTGGCATAATTATGGGATATCTCATGAAGAAGTCATAA
- the LOC18606275 gene encoding uncharacterized protein LOC18606275, with the protein MVASNKHSLLHYEDLTLPSFQVIVMTANMVCAQCRKKVSQVISKMTGLREYTVDVSNKQVIVKADFGFRWNVKDHLSKSEKRKDWRSLQLFKSCFGPICYSSKQVVAD; encoded by the exons ATGGTTGCATCAAATAAGCACAGTCTGTTGCATTACGAGGATCTGACGCTCCCTTCG TTTCAGGTCATAGTGATGACTGCAAACATGGTCTGTGCTCAATGTCGAAAGAAAGTCTCCCAAGTTATATCTAAAATGACTG GATTGAGAGAGTACACAGTAGATGTAAGCAATAAGCAAGTGATTGTGAAGGCAGATTTTGGGTTTCGTTGGAATGTGAAAGACCATCTTTCCAAGAGTGAGAAGAGAAAGGATTGGCGTTCACTGCAGCTATTCAAATCTTGTTTCGGCCCAATTTGTTATAGTAGTAAACAAGTAGTAGCCGATTGA